The proteins below come from a single Nocardiopsis gilva YIM 90087 genomic window:
- a CDS encoding helix-turn-helix domain-containing protein — protein sequence MPRPSTDLGAYIADVGEAVRKRREALGLDRAQFARMQPSISYRLLQAMELGERTRYSDFALAKLERKLGWESGSFRRMAGGGEPKAVEDRLIAAEYDRGSRVETRHYRRQGVNLVQRIYDDVSADLTADDDLTLAEREALLEKALEVARSQALMIIHTERRHRRRLRGND from the coding sequence ATGCCGCGACCCAGCACAGACCTCGGTGCGTACATTGCCGACGTCGGCGAGGCAGTGAGGAAGCGTCGCGAGGCGCTCGGCTTGGACCGTGCTCAGTTCGCTCGCATGCAGCCGTCCATCTCCTACCGGCTGCTGCAGGCCATGGAGCTCGGCGAACGCACGCGTTACAGCGATTTCGCCCTTGCCAAGCTGGAGCGGAAGTTGGGGTGGGAATCGGGTTCGTTCCGGCGCATGGCCGGCGGCGGTGAGCCGAAGGCCGTCGAGGACCGGCTGATCGCCGCCGAGTACGACAGAGGCTCCAGGGTCGAGACACGCCACTACCGCAGGCAGGGAGTCAACCTCGTGCAGCGGATCTATGACGATGTCTCGGCCGACCTGACCGCCGATGACGACCTCACACTTGCGGAACGGGAAGCGCTGCTGGAGAAGGCCCTGGAGGTCGCGCGCAGCCAGGCGCTCATGATCATCCACACCGAACGTCGGCATCGGCGCCGACTGAGGGGAAACGACTAG
- a CDS encoding 3'-5' exonuclease, which yields MNLPQPKGRQSHVIYLPATGHQVVLGTAGTGKTVMAAMRALHLSQPGAPAWGRTLLITYNRALAKYLANMSGGDTENFHIRTYGRFARGYLKDRGLIRGRNILGKGRVGFVRRAVHAAATNHPGLKLFEREAEWFRDEISWITGMGFQDKEEYLESERLGRKTPIRGRAKEAVWDVLEHYREVRKSADYDFDWDDIAITVRHQLALDDSPRHYRHIVIDEGQDLSPEQIRSLADAAAPDGSVTFFGDYAQQIYGQAMSWKSCGLKVRKVERFQDNYRNSTAIANVAIALSSQPFFGKSDDLIAPIAPSANGPKPTLVKCRNQEEEIRVIRDTAQRLAAEGTVAIIGRTWADLGLVCQGLSSQRLDTVPYSWDADPGIYHTTFHSAKGLEFQSVLIPFCGAASMPMQETVDYFGAEDAWEREAKLLYVAITRAKSDLLITYSGDRTPLLPTDDGLFTEIQP from the coding sequence ATGAACCTTCCCCAACCCAAGGGGCGGCAGAGCCACGTCATCTACCTCCCCGCCACGGGTCATCAAGTGGTTCTGGGAACCGCTGGAACCGGGAAGACGGTGATGGCGGCCATGCGCGCGCTCCACCTTTCCCAGCCCGGCGCCCCGGCCTGGGGCAGGACTCTCCTCATCACGTACAACAGAGCGCTGGCGAAGTATCTGGCGAATATGTCCGGCGGGGACACGGAGAACTTCCACATCCGTACCTATGGACGGTTCGCGCGTGGCTATCTAAAAGACCGCGGTCTCATACGCGGACGCAACATCCTCGGCAAGGGACGAGTCGGCTTCGTGCGGCGAGCCGTCCACGCGGCGGCCACGAACCACCCGGGGCTCAAGCTGTTCGAGCGCGAAGCGGAATGGTTCCGGGACGAGATCTCGTGGATCACCGGCATGGGATTTCAGGACAAGGAAGAGTACCTGGAATCCGAGCGTCTCGGCCGGAAGACCCCCATCAGGGGCCGGGCCAAGGAAGCCGTCTGGGATGTCCTTGAGCACTACCGCGAAGTGCGGAAATCAGCCGACTACGACTTCGACTGGGACGACATCGCCATAACGGTGCGCCACCAGCTGGCCCTCGACGACAGTCCGAGACACTACCGGCACATCGTCATCGACGAAGGCCAGGACCTCTCTCCCGAGCAGATCAGGTCACTGGCCGACGCCGCGGCCCCCGACGGATCGGTGACCTTCTTCGGCGACTATGCCCAGCAGATCTACGGGCAGGCCATGTCGTGGAAGTCCTGCGGCCTCAAAGTGAGAAAAGTCGAGAGGTTCCAGGACAACTACCGGAATTCCACCGCGATCGCCAACGTCGCGATCGCCCTGAGCTCCCAACCGTTCTTCGGGAAATCAGACGACCTCATAGCTCCCATCGCGCCGAGCGCAAACGGCCCCAAGCCGACCCTGGTGAAGTGCCGGAACCAGGAGGAGGAGATCAGGGTCATACGGGACACGGCCCAGCGGCTCGCCGCCGAGGGAACCGTGGCGATCATCGGCCGCACATGGGCCGACCTCGGCCTTGTCTGCCAGGGACTCTCCTCTCAGCGTCTCGACACCGTTCCGTACTCGTGGGACGCCGATCCGGGCATTTACCACACGACGTTCCACTCGGCCAAGGGGCTGGAATTCCAGTCGGTCCTCATACCTTTCTGTGGGGCAGCCAGCATGCCAATGCAGGAGACCGTCGACTATTTCGGCGCCGAGGACGCCTGGGAGCGCGAGGCCAAGCTCCTCTACGTTGCTATTACGCGAGCCAAGTCCGACCTCCTCATCACCTACAGCGGTGACCGGACCCCGCTCCTCCCCACCGACGACGGCCTGTTCACGGAGATCCAGCCATGA
- a CDS encoding Crp/Fnr family transcriptional regulator has translation MLISKWPAGTFVSRLGEAARADLLGLTQARTYPTSTTLLRQGHSENTVYVLRSSQPGNSACVKVTTRLPNGVETLLAVRVSGDVVGEMGPLRGSAPMATVTTCSPTIAQAIPTPVFMNFLDRNRDAWGAIGSVLGDRLEWAERRRTDFAVYEVPVRLARVIVDLVDRHGAVTDDGLDLGVRLSQAELGRLIGAREDAVGQALRGLRDDGYIRSRYRQVTVVDLHRLRVFADLA, from the coding sequence ATGCTCATCAGTAAGTGGCCCGCGGGGACGTTCGTGTCCCGGCTTGGTGAGGCCGCCCGTGCGGATCTGCTCGGGCTGACGCAAGCGCGGACGTACCCGACGAGCACGACGCTCCTTCGACAGGGCCACTCGGAGAACACGGTCTACGTCCTCCGGTCGTCACAGCCGGGCAACTCCGCGTGCGTCAAGGTCACCACCCGCCTGCCCAACGGTGTCGAGACCCTGTTGGCGGTCCGCGTCAGCGGTGATGTGGTCGGCGAGATGGGGCCGTTGCGGGGATCGGCCCCGATGGCGACGGTGACCACGTGCTCGCCGACCATCGCCCAGGCGATCCCCACTCCCGTGTTCATGAACTTCCTGGACCGGAACCGGGATGCGTGGGGTGCGATCGGCTCTGTGCTGGGCGACCGCCTGGAGTGGGCGGAGCGTCGTCGCACCGATTTCGCGGTCTACGAGGTCCCGGTGCGCCTCGCCCGGGTCATCGTCGATCTCGTCGACCGCCATGGGGCGGTGACCGACGACGGCCTCGATCTCGGGGTGCGCCTCTCCCAGGCGGAACTCGGGCGACTCATCGGGGCCAGGGAGGACGCCGTGGGGCAGGCGTTGCGCGGGCTCCGGGACGACGGCTACATCCGGTCGCGCTACCGGCAGGTGACGGTGGTCGACCTTCACCGCCTCCGGGTATTCGCCGACCTCGCCTGA
- a CDS encoding DarT ssDNA thymidine ADP-ribosyltransferase family protein, with amino-acid sequence MTSSCPEVADALRKCAFTRLAHFTPARNLSYILGDGLIRSSADLALKAPDYFSPTDRERFDGHPDKICCTFQYPNGYYLAQARAKPEYINYPDWVCLFLEASLVTRPGTLFAPHNAAKDNGAHLKSGGEGLLACFANRVGEQHRRPSHLPGAATDLQAEALVPGPIDIRHVTAVAVPTTDDAANECSRLRVVGQNPARLSWIVSDALFDRDELRKRIHGGNSIPLASWEPSDDGERR; translated from the coding sequence ATGACATCCTCGTGCCCCGAGGTCGCTGATGCCCTCCGCAAGTGCGCGTTCACCCGCCTCGCCCACTTCACTCCCGCGCGCAACCTGTCCTACATCCTCGGCGACGGCCTGATCCGCAGCAGTGCCGACTTGGCGCTGAAGGCTCCCGACTACTTCTCCCCGACCGACAGGGAGCGGTTCGACGGACACCCCGACAAAATCTGCTGCACGTTCCAGTACCCCAACGGTTACTATCTCGCCCAGGCGAGGGCCAAACCGGAATACATCAACTACCCCGACTGGGTATGCCTCTTCCTGGAGGCGTCGCTGGTGACCCGCCCCGGCACGCTTTTCGCCCCGCACAACGCGGCCAAGGACAACGGCGCGCACCTGAAATCAGGCGGTGAGGGGCTCCTCGCCTGCTTCGCCAACAGAGTGGGCGAACAGCACCGGAGACCCTCTCATCTGCCGGGCGCGGCCACCGACCTTCAGGCGGAAGCACTCGTGCCCGGGCCCATCGACATTCGCCACGTCACCGCCGTGGCCGTTCCCACCACAGATGACGCCGCCAACGAATGTTCTCGGCTGCGCGTGGTTGGACAAAACCCGGCCCGCTTGTCCTGGATTGTCTCCGATGCCCTGTTCGATAGGGACGAGCTGCGCAAGCGGATCCACGGTGGGAATTCCATCCCCCTGGCATCCTGGGAACCCTCAGATGATGGGGAGAGGCGATGA